From one Lotus japonicus ecotype B-129 chromosome 3, LjGifu_v1.2 genomic stretch:
- the LOC130744841 gene encoding uncharacterized protein LOC130744841, giving the protein MEDNGCRGFGRGRGGGNARGRGGGRIRGRGKGKGMEQPTLPSPSQPPQSITYSPSNHDSTTESLHTPTTLSPLRNSVDSTSTHDSTCVHGPNATVDANGKLMVRLVEGKKFESKISREVTKCIKSKFEGAWIRYGDVKRENKALTDMWCSWPPEQELAVRKAFDQKASSQLSDALYRVRAGQDQGTWIPSEYHAELEEKWKDKNWKEKAKKNSANRKSSDRPLHTGGSITTSEHLKRMI; this is encoded by the exons ATGGAAGACAATGGTTGTAGAGGTTTTGGTAGAGGAAGAGGGGGAGGTAATGCTAGAGGAAGAGGGGGAGGTAGAATTAGGGGAAGAGGGAAAGGCAAAGGTATGGAGCAGCCGACACTGCCTTCTCCATCCCAACCTCCTCAATCAATCACTTATAGTCCTAGCAATCATGATTCCACTACAGAGAGCCTGCATACTCCAACAACGCTTAGTCCCTTGCGCAATTCTGTAGATTCCACTTCTACTCATGATTCCACTTGTGTACATGGTCCAAATGCCACTGTTGATGCTAATGGAAAACTTATGGTCCGTTTAGTAGAAGGAAAAAA GTTTGAGTCTAAAATATCCCGTGAAGTTACGAAGTGCATaaaaagtaagtttgaaggGGCTTGGATACGTTATGGGGATGTGAAGCGAGAAAACAAAGCTTTGACCGACATGTG GTGTAGTTGGCCTCCTGAGCAAGAGTTAGCAGTACGCAAAGCATTTGATCAAAAAGCTAGTAGTCAACTATCAGACGCATTGTATAGGGTCCGGGCAGGgcaagatcaaggaacttgGATTCCTAGTGAGTATCATGCTGAATTGGAAGAAAAATGGAAGGATAAAAATTGGAAGGAGaaggcaaaaaaaaattctgcaaATAGAAAATCATCCGATCGACCACTACATACCGGAGGATCAATCACAACATCTGAGCACCTTAAGAGAATG ATTTAG
- the LOC130742801 gene encoding uncharacterized protein LOC130742801, with amino-acid sequence MQKISSDKDLGCWDVFLKTHRYKKDPTKFVSPVAEQIAADYERSVTVRDSQENVEGANKKFDDDIYLEVVGGVNTKGRIYGLGQLAEKYKRSATTVDISLSEHETMRHLVSKLSYENAMLKDQMKSYDEKFEFMQRFIIERTSQCPSTSANPPTNQQNPDDGDDDNEFED; translated from the exons ATGCAGAAAATTTCAAGTGACAAGGATCTAGGTTGTTGGGATGTATTTCTGAAGACCCATCGATATAAAAAAGATCCCACAAAGTTTGTCTCCCCAGTAGCAGAACAAATTGCA GCTGATTATGAAAGAAGTGTTACTGTACGAGACTCACAAGAGAATGTTGAAGGTGCCAAcaaaaaatttgatgatgatatCTACTTGGAGGTTGTTGGAGGTGTGAACACAAAGGGGAGGATATATGGATTGGGGCAACTAGCTGAAAAATATAAACGTTCTGCAACAACTGTTGACATCTCACTTTCAGAGCATGAGACCATGAGGCATCTTGTTTCTAAATTATCATATGAAAATGCGATGCTTAAGGATCAAATGAAGAGTTATGATGAGAAGTTTGAATTCATGCAGAGATTCATCATTGAGAGAACCAGTCAATGTCCTTCAACCTCTGCTAATCCACCTACCAACCAGCAGAatccagatgatggtgatgatgataatgAGTTTGAAGATTAG
- the LOC130746444 gene encoding uncharacterized protein LOC130746444 isoform X1, whose translation MIFRDRKIMATATMATAAGAAALLYYTLNRKLQSQSTIDEDDDENDSDAPTDVPLGIERVSNRLIQAPATWLETISTLSETLRFTYSETLGKWPIGDLAFGISFLLKRQGNYHVDSVFGGKDSVQLKGSEITAELKYLLNLLTLCWHFSKKPFPLFLEETGYTEENVLLREPKAGILKPAFTIIADHNMRRFLLLIRGTHSIKDTLTAVTGNVVPFHHTVVHQGGVSDLVLGYAHCGMVAAARWIAKLATPCLIEAIGRHPDYQVKIVGHSLGGGTAAILTYVLREQKELSVTTCVTFAPAACMTWELAESGNGFITSVINGADLVPTFSAASVDDLRAEVTASAWINDLRNQIEQTRILSTVYRSASALGSRLPSIASARAKVAGAGAILQPVSNGTQVVMKRAKSMAQAAWTRPNLNLSSWSCIGPRRRAMAAHSNSRDEGSSPTSASDTMESSDTLLCSPKKGINAKSMNLPVSSSVEEWSSEIECADESSPDDEVDVDLDDGENLMDRDRYADQMSEVELWHQLEHELYDRSEGEEADVVKEIREEEAAIPEVVVGQSQSSAPEMKEVHRFFPPGKIMHIVTLLSDASEHESDNSPTSTSSDDSEPNETKIGIFLTSRSLYSKLRLSQTMISDHFMPVYRRQIERLIKEFEEESAEDQRTQDTLL comes from the exons ATGATCTTCAG GGATAGGAAAATTATGGCGACTGCAACCATGGCCACTGCAGCCGGTGCAGCTGCTCTTTTGTACTACACATTGAACCGGAAATTGCAGAGTCAAAGCAcgatcgatgaagatgatgacgaaAACGACAGTGATGCGCCCACTGATGTGCCGTTAGGTATTGAACGTGTTTCTAATAGGTTAATTCAAGCCCCCGCGACATGGTTGGAGACGATTTCAACATTGTCAGAGACTCTCAGGTTTACATATTCGGAGACATTAGGAAAATGGCCCATCGGGGATTTGGCGTTTGGTATTAGCTTTCTTCTCAAGAGGCAG GGAAACTATCATGTTGACAGTGTGTTTGGTGGTAAGGACAGTGTACAGCTGAAAGGATCTGAGATTACTGCTGAACTCAAGTATCTATTAAACTTATTGACACTGTGTTGGCATTTTTCAAAGAAGCCGTTTCCCTTGTTTTTAGAAGAAACTGGATATACTGAAGAAAATGTTCTCCTTCGGGAGCCAAAAGCAGGA ATTTTGAAACCAGCTTTTACAATCATAGCTGATCACAACATGAGGCGCTTCTTGTTATTGATTCGTGGCACACATAGTATCAAGGATACTCTAACCGCTGTTACAGGAAATGTCGTACCTTTTCATCACACTGTAGTTCATCAGGGGGGTGTTAGTGATTTGGTAttaggttatgcacattgtggAATGGTTGCTGCCGCCCGTTGGATTGCAAAGCTTGCAACTCCTTGTCTCATTGAAGCAATTGGCCGCCACCCTGACTATCAAGTTAAG ATTGTTGGGCACTCTTTGGGTGGAGGTACTGCAGCTATTTTAACGTATGTATTAAGAGAGCAAAAGGAACTGTCAGTGACTACATGCGTTACATTTGCTCCAG CTGCTTGTATGACTTGGGAGTTGGCAGAGTCAGGCAATGGTTTTATTACTTCTGTTATAAATGGAGCTGATTTGGTGCCTACATTCTCAGCTGCTTCTGTAGATGACTTGCGTGCTGAG GTGACAGCATCTGCATGGATAAATGACTTGAGGAATCAAATTGAGCAAACAAGAATACTCAGTACTGTCTATCGTTCTGCTTCCGCATTGGGTTCACGCCTTCCATCTATTGCCAGTGCTAGAGCAAAGGTTGCTGGGGCTGGGGCTATTTTGCAACCCGTTTCTAATGGTACCCAG GTTGTGATGAAAAGGGCCAAGAGTATGGCTCAGGCAGCATGGACACGCCCAAACCTTAACCTGTCCTCTTGGTCATGCATAGGTCCTCGTCGCCGAGCCATGGCTGCTCATTCAAACTCCAGAGATGAAGGAAGTTCCCCTACTTCTGCCTCTGACACTATGGAAAGTTCTGATACACTTCTTTGTTCTCCTAAGAAGGGGATTAATGCCAAGAGCATGAACCTTCCTGTATCTTCATCGGTAGAAGAGTGGTCTTCTGAaattgaatgtgctgatgaaaGTAGTCCAGATGATGAGGTGGATGTGGATCTTGATGACGGTGAGAACCTGATGGACCGTGACCGATATGCGGATCAGATGAGTGAAGTAGAGTTGTGGCATCAACTAGAGCATGAGCTCTATGACAGATCTGAAGGTGAGGAGGCTGATGTGGTAAAGGAAATCAGGGAAGAGGAAGCAGCCATACCAGAAGTAGTAGTAGGGCAAAGCCAGAGCTCTGCGCCAGAAATGAAAGAAGTTCACAGATTTTTCCCTCCAGGGAAGATAATGCACATTGTCACACTCCTCTCTGATGCTTCTGAGCATGAAAGTGATAATAGCCCAACCTCCACAAGTTCGGACGATAGTGAGCCAAATGAGACTAAGATTGGGATTTTCTTAACTTCAAGGTCTCTATATAGTAAACTGAGACTTTCACAGACCATGATCAGTGATCACTTCATGCCAGTTTATAGAAGACAGATTGAGAGGCTAATTAAAGAATTTGAGGAAGAATCTGCTGAGGATCAAAGAACACAAGATACGTTGTTATAG
- the LOC130746444 gene encoding uncharacterized protein LOC130746444 isoform X2, whose product MATATMATAAGAAALLYYTLNRKLQSQSTIDEDDDENDSDAPTDVPLGIERVSNRLIQAPATWLETISTLSETLRFTYSETLGKWPIGDLAFGISFLLKRQGNYHVDSVFGGKDSVQLKGSEITAELKYLLNLLTLCWHFSKKPFPLFLEETGYTEENVLLREPKAGILKPAFTIIADHNMRRFLLLIRGTHSIKDTLTAVTGNVVPFHHTVVHQGGVSDLVLGYAHCGMVAAARWIAKLATPCLIEAIGRHPDYQVKIVGHSLGGGTAAILTYVLREQKELSVTTCVTFAPAACMTWELAESGNGFITSVINGADLVPTFSAASVDDLRAEVTASAWINDLRNQIEQTRILSTVYRSASALGSRLPSIASARAKVAGAGAILQPVSNGTQVVMKRAKSMAQAAWTRPNLNLSSWSCIGPRRRAMAAHSNSRDEGSSPTSASDTMESSDTLLCSPKKGINAKSMNLPVSSSVEEWSSEIECADESSPDDEVDVDLDDGENLMDRDRYADQMSEVELWHQLEHELYDRSEGEEADVVKEIREEEAAIPEVVVGQSQSSAPEMKEVHRFFPPGKIMHIVTLLSDASEHESDNSPTSTSSDDSEPNETKIGIFLTSRSLYSKLRLSQTMISDHFMPVYRRQIERLIKEFEEESAEDQRTQDTLL is encoded by the exons ATGGCGACTGCAACCATGGCCACTGCAGCCGGTGCAGCTGCTCTTTTGTACTACACATTGAACCGGAAATTGCAGAGTCAAAGCAcgatcgatgaagatgatgacgaaAACGACAGTGATGCGCCCACTGATGTGCCGTTAGGTATTGAACGTGTTTCTAATAGGTTAATTCAAGCCCCCGCGACATGGTTGGAGACGATTTCAACATTGTCAGAGACTCTCAGGTTTACATATTCGGAGACATTAGGAAAATGGCCCATCGGGGATTTGGCGTTTGGTATTAGCTTTCTTCTCAAGAGGCAG GGAAACTATCATGTTGACAGTGTGTTTGGTGGTAAGGACAGTGTACAGCTGAAAGGATCTGAGATTACTGCTGAACTCAAGTATCTATTAAACTTATTGACACTGTGTTGGCATTTTTCAAAGAAGCCGTTTCCCTTGTTTTTAGAAGAAACTGGATATACTGAAGAAAATGTTCTCCTTCGGGAGCCAAAAGCAGGA ATTTTGAAACCAGCTTTTACAATCATAGCTGATCACAACATGAGGCGCTTCTTGTTATTGATTCGTGGCACACATAGTATCAAGGATACTCTAACCGCTGTTACAGGAAATGTCGTACCTTTTCATCACACTGTAGTTCATCAGGGGGGTGTTAGTGATTTGGTAttaggttatgcacattgtggAATGGTTGCTGCCGCCCGTTGGATTGCAAAGCTTGCAACTCCTTGTCTCATTGAAGCAATTGGCCGCCACCCTGACTATCAAGTTAAG ATTGTTGGGCACTCTTTGGGTGGAGGTACTGCAGCTATTTTAACGTATGTATTAAGAGAGCAAAAGGAACTGTCAGTGACTACATGCGTTACATTTGCTCCAG CTGCTTGTATGACTTGGGAGTTGGCAGAGTCAGGCAATGGTTTTATTACTTCTGTTATAAATGGAGCTGATTTGGTGCCTACATTCTCAGCTGCTTCTGTAGATGACTTGCGTGCTGAG GTGACAGCATCTGCATGGATAAATGACTTGAGGAATCAAATTGAGCAAACAAGAATACTCAGTACTGTCTATCGTTCTGCTTCCGCATTGGGTTCACGCCTTCCATCTATTGCCAGTGCTAGAGCAAAGGTTGCTGGGGCTGGGGCTATTTTGCAACCCGTTTCTAATGGTACCCAG GTTGTGATGAAAAGGGCCAAGAGTATGGCTCAGGCAGCATGGACACGCCCAAACCTTAACCTGTCCTCTTGGTCATGCATAGGTCCTCGTCGCCGAGCCATGGCTGCTCATTCAAACTCCAGAGATGAAGGAAGTTCCCCTACTTCTGCCTCTGACACTATGGAAAGTTCTGATACACTTCTTTGTTCTCCTAAGAAGGGGATTAATGCCAAGAGCATGAACCTTCCTGTATCTTCATCGGTAGAAGAGTGGTCTTCTGAaattgaatgtgctgatgaaaGTAGTCCAGATGATGAGGTGGATGTGGATCTTGATGACGGTGAGAACCTGATGGACCGTGACCGATATGCGGATCAGATGAGTGAAGTAGAGTTGTGGCATCAACTAGAGCATGAGCTCTATGACAGATCTGAAGGTGAGGAGGCTGATGTGGTAAAGGAAATCAGGGAAGAGGAAGCAGCCATACCAGAAGTAGTAGTAGGGCAAAGCCAGAGCTCTGCGCCAGAAATGAAAGAAGTTCACAGATTTTTCCCTCCAGGGAAGATAATGCACATTGTCACACTCCTCTCTGATGCTTCTGAGCATGAAAGTGATAATAGCCCAACCTCCACAAGTTCGGACGATAGTGAGCCAAATGAGACTAAGATTGGGATTTTCTTAACTTCAAGGTCTCTATATAGTAAACTGAGACTTTCACAGACCATGATCAGTGATCACTTCATGCCAGTTTATAGAAGACAGATTGAGAGGCTAATTAAAGAATTTGAGGAAGAATCTGCTGAGGATCAAAGAACACAAGATACGTTGTTATAG